The segment TCCTTTTTCTGTTAAGGTATATTCTACCGTAGGGGGAACTGTTGCAAAAACCTCTCTGGTTACAATCTTGTTTTCTTCCATATTCTTTAATTCTTTGACTAACATCCGGGTATTGATGCCGGAAATCATACGTTCTAACTCACTGAATCGCTTTTTTCCCGGAAACAAAGCATAGATAATTGACATAGCCCATTTTCCGCCAATGACATCCAGAATTTCCTGAAGTGTACACCGCTCTTCGCTTTTTTTT is part of the Xanthocytophaga agilis genome and harbors:
- a CDS encoding helix-turn-helix domain-containing protein, which codes for MNEKKIKKSEERCTLQEILDVIGGKWAMSIIYALFPGKKRFSELERMISGINTRMLVKELKNMEENKIVTREVFATVPPTVEYTLTEKGKKLEPIINELYKWGLEYVG